The bacterium DNA window CGGCGACACGGAGGATGACGATGAGGAGTTTGCGTTTGTGGACTTCGTAGATGATCCGGTATGGCCAGACGCGGATGACACGGCAGCCGGAGTACTCACCGCAGAGCTTCTTGCCTTCATGCCAATGAGATGAGAGGCGGTCAATGGCTCGCCAGATGCGTGCCTGCGTTGGTGTGGAAACTTTCCGGATCTCCTTGACGA harbors:
- a CDS encoding type II toxin-antitoxin system mRNA interferase toxin, RelE/StbE family, translated to VKEIRKVSTPTQARIWRAIDRLSSHWHEGKKLCGEYSGCRVIRVWPYRIIYEVHKRKLLIVILRVADRKDAYR